From Pseudothermotoga thermarum DSM 5069, a single genomic window includes:
- a CDS encoding ferritin family protein has protein sequence MPEFLNPFSGKVPERKMTLQELIRAIRLNLAAEEEAVHLYMAHAEATDHPLAKKVLIDIANEERVHAGEFLKLLEILTKDEAKYLEQGAKEVEELAKDESDEEPTIGSLREGE, from the coding sequence ATGCCAGAATTTTTAAATCCATTCAGCGGGAAGGTACCAGAAAGAAAGATGACTCTCCAGGAATTGATAAGGGCAATCCGACTCAACCTTGCAGCCGAAGAAGAAGCTGTTCATCTTTATATGGCGCATGCTGAGGCAACCGATCATCCTTTGGCAAAGAAAGTGCTGATTGACATCGCAAATGAGGAAAGGGTACATGCAGGAGAATTTTTGAAACTTTTGGAAATACTCACAAAAGACGAGGCAAAATACCTTGAACAAGGTGCAAAGGAAGTAGAAGAACTGGCAAAGGACGAGTCTGATGAAGAGCCAACGATTGGTTCTCTGAGGGAAGGTGAGTGA
- a CDS encoding carbohydrate kinase family protein, which yields MIYDVVALGELLIDFTPAGFSAEGYPVYQMNPGGAPANVAVAVSKLGGKSAFIGKVGEDYFGYFLKKVLEKNGVETKGLKFTDLSPTTLTFVHLDEKGERSFTFVRNPGADALLESDDVDLSLIENAKIFHFGSLSLSYPTCKKATTKAVEFATKLSKLISYDPNHRPMIWKDPKVAKQVMVEALKYAHIVKLSQEELYLLTSEEDLEKALKTVMKMGTKLVFITMGSKGCYFAFSKGQGHVPAFNVKVVDTTGAGDAFLGAVLYKLSRVELLPWELSYKDMEQIVRFANAVAGLCVTKRGAIPALPTLEEVERFLGGGQSCF from the coding sequence TTGATTTACGACGTTGTAGCACTCGGAGAGCTTTTAATCGATTTCACCCCCGCGGGATTTTCAGCCGAAGGTTATCCTGTCTATCAAATGAATCCTGGCGGTGCACCAGCAAACGTTGCCGTAGCTGTTTCAAAACTTGGTGGAAAAAGCGCTTTTATAGGGAAGGTTGGAGAAGATTATTTTGGTTACTTTTTGAAAAAAGTTCTTGAGAAAAATGGTGTGGAAACCAAAGGCTTGAAGTTCACAGATCTATCCCCAACAACACTTACCTTTGTTCATCTTGATGAAAAAGGAGAGAGAAGTTTTACCTTTGTGAGAAATCCAGGCGCTGATGCTCTTCTTGAAAGCGATGATGTTGATTTGAGCTTGATAGAAAACGCCAAAATCTTTCACTTTGGTTCGTTGTCTTTATCTTATCCAACCTGCAAAAAAGCCACCACGAAAGCCGTGGAGTTTGCTACAAAACTTTCAAAGCTCATCTCTTATGATCCAAATCACAGACCAATGATTTGGAAAGATCCCAAAGTGGCAAAGCAGGTTATGGTGGAAGCTTTGAAATATGCTCACATAGTTAAGTTGTCTCAAGAAGAATTGTATTTGTTAACAAGCGAAGAAGATTTGGAAAAGGCTTTAAAAACGGTGATGAAAATGGGTACAAAGTTGGTTTTTATAACTATGGGTAGCAAAGGTTGCTATTTTGCCTTTTCAAAAGGGCAAGGTCATGTTCCTGCTTTCAACGTTAAGGTTGTCGATACAACAGGTGCTGGAGATGCTTTTTTAGGTGCTGTGCTCTATAAACTTTCAAGGGTAGAACTTTTGCCTTGGGAGTTATCGTATAAAGACATGGAACAAATTGTTAGGTTTGCCAATGCTGTAGCTGGTTTGTGCGTAACAAAACGTGGAGCAATACCGGCTTTGCCAACTTTAGAAGAAGTGGAAAGGTTTCTAGGAGGTGGACAAAGTTGTTTCTAA
- a CDS encoding chromate transporter, with amino-acid sequence MQVKCDLKLLGKIFLTFFRISSLTLGGGYAMVAVMQWEAKKLKWASEEEFYKDLSLAQAIPGPIAFNTAVLLGKRVAGPLGSLTAGIAVVLPPFFAIVAVASILRPHLNSIYVQAFLKGCYAAVIGLVFNVLYDLLRRQRWSAYNILIVSVGTILLLYKSAFLIPVFLGTIALLYLRGVGK; translated from the coding sequence TTGCAGGTCAAATGCGATTTGAAGTTGCTTGGTAAAATCTTTTTAACTTTTTTTCGAATTTCTTCGCTCACCTTGGGTGGAGGTTATGCCATGGTTGCTGTTATGCAGTGGGAGGCGAAAAAGCTTAAGTGGGCTTCGGAAGAAGAGTTTTACAAAGACTTATCCCTTGCTCAAGCCATTCCAGGTCCTATAGCTTTCAACACAGCTGTTTTGCTTGGCAAAAGAGTGGCTGGTCCGCTTGGCTCGCTGACCGCTGGAATAGCAGTTGTGCTTCCACCGTTTTTTGCAATAGTTGCTGTTGCAAGCATTTTAAGGCCGCATTTGAATTCAATATACGTTCAAGCTTTTTTAAAAGGTTGTTATGCGGCCGTTATTGGCTTGGTTTTCAACGTTTTGTATGATCTTTTGAGAAGACAAAGGTGGTCTGCTTACAACATATTGATTGTAAGTGTGGGAACGATTTTATTGTTGTACAAATCTGCTTTCTTGATACCTGTCTTTCTTGGAACAATAGCGCTGCTTTACCTTAGGGGTGTTGGAAAATGA
- a CDS encoding NAD(P)/FAD-dependent oxidoreductase, translated as MHVGVVGAGPAGISAALFLSRYNFDVTLFEKDTIGGLIINAWKVENFPVFHPLSGEEIAQILKARLMESPVKVVLQEVFEVHGTTVKTNTNVYEFDKLIIASGTVPVKILEFEVDQNVVYEYRFLPKGIKCLAIYGAGDVAFDSALKAKENGVKFVHIFNRGKTVKAVPKLVECAKNAGIIYHEEEPILRVSPGLKVETEREIYDFDALLISIGRKPNLSFIKESSNNQYIVGDARGGFRQMSIAIGSAIETAMRIVMEVRES; from the coding sequence ATGCACGTTGGAGTCGTAGGAGCAGGACCTGCGGGAATTTCGGCTGCACTTTTTCTCTCAAGGTACAACTTCGATGTCACGCTGTTTGAAAAGGACACCATTGGTGGCTTGATAATCAACGCTTGGAAGGTTGAAAATTTTCCGGTATTCCATCCGCTTTCAGGCGAGGAAATTGCTCAAATTCTCAAAGCTAGGCTTATGGAAAGCCCTGTTAAAGTGGTGCTTCAGGAAGTATTTGAAGTTCATGGCACAACCGTCAAAACAAACACAAACGTTTATGAATTTGATAAACTCATAATTGCCAGCGGTACTGTACCGGTAAAAATTTTGGAATTCGAAGTAGATCAAAACGTCGTCTATGAGTATAGGTTTCTACCAAAAGGAATCAAATGTCTTGCAATTTACGGTGCCGGCGATGTGGCTTTCGATTCAGCCTTGAAAGCAAAAGAAAACGGAGTAAAATTCGTCCACATATTCAACCGTGGGAAAACCGTTAAAGCTGTGCCAAAGTTGGTCGAATGTGCAAAGAATGCTGGCATAATTTATCATGAGGAAGAACCAATTTTGCGAGTATCACCTGGTTTGAAAGTAGAAACAGAAAGGGAAATCTACGATTTCGATGCATTGTTGATATCCATAGGAAGAAAGCCTAATCTTTCTTTCATCAAGGAAAGCTCCAACAATCAGTACATCGTTGGGGATGCTCGCGGTGGTTTTAGACAGATGAGCATAGCCATTGGAAGCGCTATAGAAACGGCTATGCGAATAGTTATGGAGGTGCGTGAAAGTTGA
- the glmS gene encoding glutamine--fructose-6-phosphate transaminase (isomerizing), producing the protein MCGIFGIVYSQDREDLGQILTEAAKRLVYRGYDSVGIATIRKDKSSEIRKDVGVVDEVAIRLNFTQMKGFKGIVQLRWATFGKPSQKNAQPHYDCDKDMIGAHNGNIVNTVQLRNLFLSKGHIVRSENDGEIVVHAIEMFYDQLKDMNKAIQEASKILKGDFACVIARVDDEKMYCIKRGSSLYLGVGDGFVCASSDLPSLIPLTRRIVPLKDGEYVEFTYDNYTIRSLENGEVIHREPQVMDISSEAASKLGYEHYMIKEIKEQPERLSALFEFLRYYMDISKYVNMLNNARNVFLVGSGSSYHAALAGSYFFNKIAKKAVFACEAGRFLENYGDSLSKEDVVVLVSQSGETKDIINVLNHVENKATVLSIVNVMGSTVMMRSQLNIPLCCELEISVPATKTFVNQLAVFYYLASKMSFDDTYLKAVKTIPELVKKSIEVTEPQILELIDSGIDFADSYMLGYGIMHPIALEGALKIKEVVYNHVEGLHSSEFKHGPLSRVKDGYPVFFITHSSQASIIISHINETTCRGGLAIAVSNKSEEIAANVQKFVEYPDCPWYISVFLATVPLQLFAYHLALKYGNNPDLPRNLSKTITVD; encoded by the coding sequence GTGTGTGGCATTTTTGGAATAGTTTACTCTCAAGATAGAGAAGACTTAGGACAAATTTTGACTGAGGCTGCTAAGAGGTTGGTTTACAGAGGATATGATTCTGTAGGAATTGCAACCATAAGAAAAGATAAAAGCTCGGAAATTAGAAAGGATGTCGGAGTCGTCGATGAAGTTGCTATTAGGTTGAACTTTACGCAGATGAAAGGTTTTAAAGGAATAGTACAACTTAGATGGGCTACTTTTGGAAAACCATCCCAAAAAAATGCTCAGCCTCACTACGATTGTGACAAAGACATGATTGGTGCGCACAACGGGAACATAGTGAACACAGTTCAACTTAGAAATCTTTTCTTGAGTAAAGGGCATATCGTTAGAAGTGAAAACGACGGAGAAATAGTCGTACACGCGATTGAAATGTTCTACGATCAGTTGAAAGATATGAACAAAGCCATTCAAGAAGCAAGCAAAATCCTCAAAGGTGATTTTGCGTGCGTTATTGCAAGGGTTGACGATGAAAAAATGTACTGTATCAAAAGAGGATCTTCGTTGTATCTAGGCGTTGGTGATGGATTTGTTTGCGCTTCATCTGATCTACCTTCGCTGATTCCATTGACAAGAAGAATTGTGCCACTTAAAGATGGTGAATACGTGGAGTTTACCTATGACAATTACACGATTAGAAGCCTTGAAAACGGTGAAGTTATACATCGTGAACCGCAGGTTATGGACATTTCTTCGGAGGCAGCGTCAAAACTTGGTTACGAGCACTACATGATCAAAGAAATAAAGGAACAACCAGAAAGACTTTCGGCTTTGTTTGAATTTTTGAGATACTACATGGATATATCAAAATACGTGAACATGCTCAACAATGCTAGGAACGTTTTCTTGGTTGGTTCAGGAAGTTCTTATCACGCAGCGCTTGCAGGAAGCTACTTTTTCAACAAAATAGCAAAGAAAGCAGTGTTTGCCTGCGAAGCCGGAAGATTTTTGGAAAATTACGGCGATTCTTTGAGTAAAGAAGATGTGGTTGTCCTCGTTTCACAAAGCGGAGAAACGAAGGATATCATCAACGTTCTAAACCATGTTGAAAACAAAGCAACCGTTCTTTCAATTGTCAACGTCATGGGTTCAACGGTGATGATGAGAAGTCAATTGAACATCCCACTTTGTTGTGAGCTTGAAATATCAGTTCCGGCAACAAAAACCTTTGTGAATCAACTTGCGGTATTCTATTATCTGGCTTCAAAAATGAGCTTTGACGATACCTATCTTAAAGCTGTCAAGACAATCCCTGAGCTTGTTAAAAAATCGATTGAGGTTACAGAGCCACAGATTCTAGAGCTCATAGACAGCGGAATAGACTTTGCAGATTCTTACATGCTGGGATATGGAATCATGCATCCTATAGCTTTGGAAGGAGCTTTGAAGATAAAGGAAGTAGTTTACAACCACGTGGAAGGTTTGCATTCATCCGAGTTCAAGCACGGTCCATTGTCAAGAGTTAAGGATGGATATCCTGTTTTCTTCATCACGCACAGCAGTCAAGCTTCGATCATAATTTCCCACATAAACGAAACAACGTGTAGGGGTGGATTGGCGATAGCTGTCAGCAACAAATCCGAAGAAATTGCAGCGAACGTTCAAAAATTCGTTGAGTATCCAGATTGTCCCTGGTATATTTCGGTTTTCTTGGCAACCGTCCCGTTGCAGCTTTTTGCTTACCATCTTGCGTTAAAATACGGAAACAACCCAGATCTTCCAAGAAATCTTTCAAAAACCATTACTGTAGATTAA
- a CDS encoding class II aldolase/adducin family protein, protein MFLKERLAIIEWGKKLYQLGHVRDGMGNISLRTKDGFVVISPSGIPYEERSAEQIPVIDFEGNMVFGSIKPSIEYKLHLEIYKNFKEVKAIIHTHSVYSSVLSVLRKPLPALTESVFLIAPEIPVSQYAPAGTEELAKNVVEAMKKSKAVIMANHGLICAGGSLEEAFRICENVERNAQIYVLALNSGLPIHTIEK, encoded by the coding sequence TTGTTTCTAAAAGAAAGACTTGCAATAATAGAATGGGGTAAAAAGCTCTATCAATTGGGTCATGTTAGGGATGGTATGGGAAACATAAGTTTGAGAACCAAGGATGGTTTTGTCGTTATAAGCCCAAGTGGGATTCCTTACGAAGAAAGATCAGCCGAACAAATACCGGTGATAGATTTTGAGGGAAATATGGTTTTTGGCAGTATAAAACCATCCATCGAATACAAACTTCACCTTGAAATATACAAAAATTTCAAGGAAGTCAAAGCCATAATTCACACCCACTCGGTTTATTCAAGTGTTCTATCTGTTTTGAGAAAACCTTTGCCGGCTTTAACGGAAAGTGTTTTTTTAATAGCGCCGGAGATACCTGTATCGCAATACGCACCGGCTGGAACTGAGGAACTAGCAAAAAACGTTGTTGAAGCTATGAAAAAAAGCAAAGCTGTGATAATGGCAAACCATGGTTTGATATGTGCTGGCGGTTCACTTGAAGAAGCTTTTAGAATTTGCGAAAATGTTGAAAGAAATGCGCAGATATACGTTTTGGCTTTGAACAGCGGCTTACCGATTCATACGATAGAGAAATAG
- a CDS encoding family 1 encapsulin nanocompartment shell protein: MANKYLMQEDAPVSQEVWDLLNKTMVEVAKSCLTARKILPVKGPLGFGVKQISLADEKVMEGVFVPKSLPLFYIHKTFSFPMRDIASFEKEKVALDLGKFIQTVRECCELEDKIVFEGINNNYGFLNMPGTLSCSMKSWEKVGQAAEDLIKAISLLDEAGFHGPYIVALPSSRYNLLFRRYESGNQTEYEHIKTFIKSVVKAPALKNEAIVFSDSSAYASLIIGQDMSIGFIGPKDEQLEFSISESIALLVNVPSAFCVMRG, translated from the coding sequence ATGGCAAACAAGTATCTTATGCAGGAGGATGCCCCCGTAAGTCAAGAAGTATGGGATTTGCTCAACAAAACCATGGTTGAAGTTGCCAAATCTTGTTTAACGGCAAGAAAAATTTTGCCAGTTAAAGGGCCTTTGGGATTTGGTGTGAAACAGATATCTTTGGCGGATGAAAAGGTGATGGAAGGAGTCTTCGTTCCAAAAAGCCTTCCTCTGTTTTACATTCATAAAACTTTTTCATTTCCGATGCGTGATATTGCAAGTTTTGAAAAAGAAAAGGTGGCTCTTGATCTTGGAAAGTTCATCCAAACTGTCAGAGAATGCTGCGAGCTTGAGGACAAAATAGTTTTCGAAGGAATCAACAACAACTATGGATTTCTCAACATGCCAGGAACGCTCAGCTGTTCTATGAAAAGTTGGGAAAAAGTCGGGCAAGCAGCCGAAGATTTGATCAAGGCAATAAGTCTTTTGGATGAAGCGGGCTTTCATGGACCATATATCGTTGCGCTACCTTCCAGCAGGTACAACTTGCTCTTTAGAAGGTATGAAAGTGGAAATCAAACAGAATATGAGCACATAAAGACGTTCATCAAAAGTGTTGTAAAAGCACCTGCGTTAAAAAACGAAGCAATCGTTTTCAGTGATTCTTCAGCGTATGCTTCACTGATAATCGGTCAAGATATGTCTATCGGTTTCATAGGTCCTAAGGACGAACAGCTTGAATTTTCTATATCCGAAAGCATCGCTCTTCTTGTCAATGTTCCTTCAGCTTTCTGTGTGATGAGAGGCTAA
- a CDS encoding isochorismatase family protein: protein MFFFEETKKHKLNLSKPALLIIDMQNYFCDKSSPAYLSGVENVIPKMETLSRKFFQLGYLVIATIHVGASRMMKEWWGNEIGQEFARFSLNVEPTKILFKNTYDAFYGTDLEEILLSNKVEQVVLTGVMTHLCVETTARSAFVKGFEVVVVEDATWDKNDWYHFASLKNLAHGFAVICKADDVICTLES, encoded by the coding sequence ATGTTTTTCTTTGAGGAAACTAAAAAACACAAATTGAATTTGTCCAAACCTGCTCTTTTGATAATCGATATGCAAAACTATTTCTGCGATAAATCTTCGCCAGCTTATCTATCTGGTGTTGAGAATGTGATACCAAAAATGGAAACTCTTTCAAGAAAATTTTTCCAACTTGGCTATTTGGTGATAGCAACAATTCACGTTGGAGCAAGCAGAATGATGAAAGAATGGTGGGGAAACGAAATTGGCCAAGAATTTGCAAGGTTTTCACTGAACGTTGAACCAACGAAAATCTTGTTCAAAAACACTTACGACGCTTTCTATGGAACAGATCTTGAGGAAATCTTGTTGAGTAACAAAGTTGAACAAGTGGTTTTAACCGGTGTTATGACGCATCTTTGCGTTGAAACAACGGCTCGCAGTGCTTTTGTGAAAGGCTTTGAAGTTGTTGTGGTTGAGGATGCCACATGGGATAAAAACGATTGGTACCACTTTGCATCGCTCAAAAACCTTGCCCATGGTTTTGCGGTCATTTGTAAGGCCGACGATGTAATATGCACGTTGGAGTCGTAG
- a CDS encoding metallophosphoesterase family protein: MKKILAILLLLPSVFVVSVQFATLYKDGYVGNKTDLHVLGFPIKVAVYGDSRYGDSIHRQIVSLIDQLKPHIVVHLGDMVNSGDNLQDWQTFFEIVSPLLEYSFFQPVKGNHEKPDVYYREYFGRYGLYNYWAQVGDWLFVFLDPDVGVDRLKKFLKSLDYQGKKVLIFTHYPLFSGGPHGETATVKRLQVLHETFKEMNVLAVFSGHDHNYQRIVKDGITYIVTGGGGSPLYNVRKIEGTIVALRRYHFVFLELAETLKAKVISRYGEILDEFEIIP, from the coding sequence GTGAAAAAAATTCTGGCAATTTTACTTTTGCTGCCCTCCGTTTTTGTTGTCTCGGTTCAGTTTGCGACCCTTTACAAAGATGGTTACGTGGGAAACAAAACCGATTTACACGTTTTGGGCTTTCCAATAAAAGTAGCGGTGTACGGTGATTCAAGATATGGAGACTCAATTCACAGGCAAATCGTAAGCTTGATAGATCAACTAAAACCTCACATTGTTGTTCACCTTGGAGATATGGTCAACTCTGGGGACAACCTTCAAGACTGGCAAACGTTTTTCGAAATTGTTTCTCCATTGCTTGAGTATAGTTTCTTTCAACCGGTTAAAGGTAACCACGAAAAACCGGATGTTTATTACAGAGAATACTTTGGTAGATATGGTCTTTACAACTACTGGGCGCAGGTTGGAGATTGGTTGTTTGTGTTTCTCGATCCAGATGTTGGTGTAGATAGATTGAAAAAGTTCTTAAAGTCGTTAGATTATCAAGGGAAAAAGGTTTTGATTTTCACGCATTATCCACTTTTCAGTGGAGGACCACATGGAGAAACTGCGACAGTCAAAAGACTTCAAGTTCTGCATGAAACCTTCAAGGAAATGAATGTTCTCGCGGTCTTCAGCGGACATGATCACAACTACCAAAGGATAGTTAAAGACGGTATAACCTACATTGTAACCGGTGGAGGGGGTTCTCCACTTTACAACGTCAGGAAAATAGAAGGAACGATTGTTGCACTTAGAAGGTACCACTTTGTCTTTCTTGAACTAGCAGAAACGCTCAAGGCTAAGGTAATTTCCAGATACGGCGAAATACTGGACGAATTTGAAATCATCCCATAG
- a CDS encoding chromate transporter — MILKMILVFLKIGFFSFGGGWAVVGLLQREMMENGILSLSEFTQAVAIAQVTPGPVAINLATYTGYRHAGLLGAFLNTFFFLLPPILIVLCIVLLSTKVSIDKTRWSAALMGFTTVMVLVTLISLSLPRFLDVWTMILATGVFIGLRKFKINPLWLIFTSGFAGILIFGFLTNF, encoded by the coding sequence ATGATTTTGAAAATGATCTTGGTGTTTTTGAAAATAGGATTTTTCTCTTTCGGTGGTGGCTGGGCGGTAGTCGGTCTGCTTCAAAGGGAAATGATGGAAAACGGGATTCTGTCGTTGTCCGAGTTTACCCAAGCAGTTGCAATCGCTCAGGTGACTCCAGGACCAGTTGCCATTAACCTCGCCACATATACAGGTTACAGACATGCAGGATTACTTGGGGCTTTCTTGAACACTTTTTTCTTCTTGCTTCCCCCAATACTGATCGTGTTATGCATAGTTTTACTTTCAACAAAGGTTTCCATCGATAAAACAAGATGGTCAGCGGCTTTGATGGGTTTTACGACGGTGATGGTACTAGTTACGTTGATCAGCCTTTCTCTTCCAAGATTTCTTGATGTTTGGACTATGATCCTTGCAACTGGTGTGTTCATTGGTTTGCGTAAATTTAAGATCAATCCACTGTGGTTGATATTCACAAGCGGTTTTGCAGGAATTTTGATCTTTGGTTTTTTAACGAATTTCTAA
- the proC gene encoding pyrroline-5-carboxylate reductase has protein sequence MKCGIVGVGNIGGIIAKRLVETGTLDKSELFLASRTFERLKPFAEQGFQISSVKEIAEKCEVIFLCVKPQDSDKMFEELGEAPDRLIISTMTGVTIKRIVERTKSVKVVRIMPNIPSMIGQGVIGLAKSESLNQQDWQTVEKLLSCLGKIFEVKEELIPAVTALSGSGPAFIFVIVDALIDAGIRMGLSYDLSRRMVLETMKGSAELLLQLGNHPGEFRHVVTSPAGTTIEGIYRMERERVRGALMKTIQDTYMRALELQKE, from the coding sequence ATGAAATGCGGTATTGTTGGTGTTGGGAACATAGGTGGAATAATAGCTAAAAGGTTGGTGGAAACAGGTACGTTGGACAAATCGGAACTCTTTCTTGCAAGTCGAACCTTTGAAAGGCTTAAACCTTTTGCAGAACAAGGTTTTCAAATCTCATCGGTAAAAGAAATTGCAGAAAAATGTGAAGTGATTTTTCTTTGCGTAAAACCTCAAGACAGCGATAAAATGTTCGAAGAACTTGGGGAAGCACCGGACAGATTGATAATCAGCACCATGACAGGTGTGACGATTAAAAGAATCGTGGAAAGGACAAAAAGCGTGAAAGTTGTCAGAATAATGCCGAACATTCCATCCATGATTGGACAGGGAGTTATAGGTCTTGCAAAGTCAGAAAGTTTGAATCAGCAAGATTGGCAGACGGTTGAAAAGTTACTTTCATGTCTTGGAAAGATATTCGAAGTCAAAGAAGAATTGATACCTGCGGTGACTGCACTCAGCGGAAGTGGTCCTGCGTTTATATTCGTCATAGTAGACGCTCTGATAGACGCCGGTATAAGGATGGGGCTATCTTATGATCTTTCAAGAAGAATGGTTTTGGAAACGATGAAAGGTTCGGCTGAACTTCTGCTTCAGCTTGGAAATCATCCTGGAGAGTTCAGACATGTCGTCACTTCGCCTGCGGGAACAACGATAGAAGGTATTTATAGAATGGAAAGAGAGAGAGTCAGAGGAGCTTTGATGAAAACAATCCAAGACACATACATGCGAGCGCTTGAACTACAAAAGGAATGA
- a CDS encoding GGDEF domain-containing protein — MRGGVLRGLILIFGTILILLSFFQPVVGWILFLNLLDLSLRFLIYSLLPFSKFSLLRFGVLLLAYSKVFSLFSHPHFHLVESILGIAGVGVCVVNLILFLSDDLNKRLLDVATKDSLTGLMNRYSFLTQAQKLLKQLEAKNQPVAVVFIDLNRFKMVNDEHGHKVGDKVLEVIGKRLKNAVKTSDLVGRLGGDEFGIFVQNADRDQAKQIVDRVLQLILQPIVIDGQVFNISACAGVAIFPEDGKTLEELIEKADREMYRVKSLLTSEICTSQSE; from the coding sequence ATGAGGGGTGGAGTCTTAAGGGGCTTAATTTTGATATTCGGAACAATTTTAATTTTGCTGAGCTTCTTTCAACCTGTAGTTGGTTGGATATTATTTCTAAACTTGCTAGACCTTTCTCTGAGATTTCTGATATATTCCCTTCTTCCTTTTTCAAAATTTTCACTGCTTCGTTTTGGTGTACTTCTGCTTGCATACTCGAAGGTTTTTTCACTTTTTTCACATCCGCATTTTCACCTTGTTGAATCCATTCTAGGCATAGCTGGTGTAGGAGTTTGTGTAGTCAATTTGATTTTGTTTCTCAGCGATGATCTTAACAAACGGCTTTTGGATGTAGCAACAAAAGATTCGCTTACAGGGCTTATGAATCGCTACAGCTTTTTGACACAGGCGCAAAAGCTTTTGAAGCAACTTGAGGCAAAAAATCAACCTGTAGCTGTTGTATTTATTGATCTCAACAGATTCAAAATGGTCAATGACGAACACGGTCACAAAGTTGGTGACAAAGTTTTAGAGGTAATAGGAAAAAGGCTTAAAAATGCCGTCAAAACGTCGGACTTGGTCGGGAGGCTTGGGGGAGACGAGTTCGGCATATTTGTACAAAACGCCGATAGAGATCAAGCAAAACAAATTGTCGATAGAGTCTTGCAACTCATTCTTCAACCCATTGTTATCGATGGTCAAGTTTTCAACATAAGTGCATGCGCTGGTGTTGCAATTTTCCCGGAAGATGGAAAAACTTTGGAGGAACTCATAGAAAAAGCAGATCGTGAAATGTATCGTGTAAAATCACTTTTGACCTCCGAAATTTGTACTTCCCAAAGTGAATGA